Proteins encoded within one genomic window of Phototrophicus methaneseepsis:
- a CDS encoding TylF/MycF/NovP-related O-methyltransferase, which translates to MSDPTQLYLDLLKKSLMNLLYAEPDRIVMANGKPTPLHLARQDGSEWPLNGPMHSMIGMKRLNNIQHCLQDVLQNNIPGDVIETGVWQGGASIFMQAVLKVHKATSRRLWVADSFNWIPPPNPEKYPQDAASDLHTYRYLAVPLEKVQQNFLRYDVLDMNVRFLKGLFEETLPTAPIDQLALIRLDGDLYQSTMEGLMYLYPKLSSGGYILIDDYGAIPNCKQAVDDYRTQHQIMAPIIPVDWTGVYWQKP; encoded by the coding sequence ATGTCAGACCCTACACAGCTTTATCTGGATTTATTGAAGAAATCGCTGATGAATCTATTGTATGCAGAGCCAGATAGAATTGTGATGGCTAATGGAAAGCCAACGCCGTTACATCTCGCTCGCCAGGATGGCAGCGAATGGCCGCTGAACGGCCCTATGCACAGTATGATCGGCATGAAACGGCTGAACAATATTCAGCACTGCTTGCAAGATGTCTTGCAAAACAACATACCCGGCGATGTGATCGAGACGGGTGTGTGGCAGGGTGGTGCGAGTATCTTCATGCAAGCTGTTCTGAAGGTTCATAAGGCCACCTCTCGCCGCTTGTGGGTGGCGGATTCTTTTAATTGGATCCCGCCGCCAAACCCTGAAAAATACCCTCAGGATGCAGCGAGCGACCTGCATACTTATCGTTATCTGGCCGTCCCGTTGGAAAAAGTACAACAGAATTTCCTGCGTTATGATGTGCTGGATATGAATGTGCGCTTTCTGAAAGGGTTGTTTGAAGAGACGCTACCCACCGCACCGATTGACCAGTTAGCTCTGATACGGCTCGATGGCGACCTCTACCAATCGACAATGGAGGGATTGATGTACTTGTATCCTAAGTTGTCTTCAGGGGGCTATATCCTGATTGATGATTATGGTGCGATCCCCAATTGCAAACAGGCTGTTGATGACTACCGCACACAGCATCAGATTATGGCACCCATCATCCCGGTGGATTGGACGGGCGTTTACTGGCAAAAGCCCTAA
- a CDS encoding molybdopterin-dependent oxidoreductase, with protein sequence MGLFDDLLNRRKEEQEAKSSNRLPPGQSLTSKFPVLTYGPNPRFDLKTWDLRFFGEVKAKPGASHEGEVGTLAAEAYQVWNELYWERNPDKAITNASPAFQDALRTQAGTLDFGKREEALDAVAALIQSPPETKTVTNDDPLRWTYEQMLSLPTVKITTDIHCVTRWSKFDTSWEGIRFRDFVETFLDLDPAVKYVIAHCDYGYTTNLPFDVMMDDDVLITYTYAGVPLEPDHGAPVRTLVPKRYFWKSAKFLRALEFSKVDKPGFWEKAGYHNDGDPFKEERYGGRRGFF encoded by the coding sequence ATGGGCTTATTCGATGACCTGCTGAATCGTCGCAAGGAGGAGCAAGAGGCGAAGTCGAGCAATCGCCTGCCACCTGGCCAATCGTTGACGAGCAAGTTCCCTGTGTTGACCTATGGCCCTAACCCGCGTTTTGACCTGAAAACCTGGGATTTGCGCTTCTTTGGCGAGGTCAAGGCCAAGCCAGGGGCGAGCCATGAGGGCGAAGTCGGTACTCTCGCTGCGGAAGCCTACCAGGTCTGGAACGAACTGTATTGGGAACGAAATCCAGATAAGGCGATTACAAACGCCTCGCCTGCATTCCAGGATGCGCTGCGTACCCAGGCCGGGACGCTCGATTTTGGGAAGCGCGAAGAGGCCCTAGATGCAGTCGCTGCACTCATCCAGTCGCCGCCGGAAACCAAAACAGTCACGAATGACGACCCGCTGCGCTGGACCTATGAGCAAATGCTCAGCCTGCCGACGGTTAAAATCACCACAGATATTCACTGTGTGACACGTTGGAGCAAGTTCGATACCAGTTGGGAGGGCATTCGCTTCAGGGATTTTGTCGAGACATTCCTCGACCTGGACCCAGCGGTGAAGTACGTCATTGCCCACTGTGATTATGGCTACACGACTAACCTGCCCTTTGATGTGATGATGGACGATGATGTGCTCATCACCTACACCTATGCAGGCGTTCCGTTGGAGCCAGATCATGGCGCACCTGTGCGGACGTTAGTCCCCAAACGCTACTTCTGGAAGAGTGCCAAGTTCTTAAGGGCCCTTGAGTTTAGCAAAGTGGATAAACCGGGCTTTTGGGAGAAGGCAGGCTATCATAATGACGGCGATCCCTTCAAAGAAGAGCGCTACGGCGGCCGCAGAGGCTTTTTCTAA
- a CDS encoding GNAT family N-acetyltransferase — protein MTRIHIEPASPDLAGHFLAVLVASFEQYRLTLDPPSGVFKETPESIARKIESGGGFMAYDDTILVGVVLYEFHKDALYLGRLGVLPDYRGQKIAHLLINAVEQVAVAHQAPCIELGVRIGLVNNQQLFKSLGYEITSYDRHEGYSEITSLTMVKRLV, from the coding sequence ATGACACGCATCCACATCGAACCTGCCAGCCCCGATTTAGCGGGCCATTTTCTGGCGGTATTGGTCGCTTCGTTTGAGCAATATCGCCTGACGCTGGACCCACCCTCCGGCGTTTTTAAAGAGACACCAGAGAGCATCGCCCGGAAAATTGAATCCGGCGGGGGCTTCATGGCATATGATGACACGATCCTTGTCGGCGTGGTGCTGTACGAATTCCACAAGGACGCGTTATATCTGGGCCGCCTGGGCGTCCTGCCAGATTATCGTGGGCAAAAGATCGCCCATCTGCTCATCAACGCTGTGGAGCAAGTCGCTGTCGCACACCAGGCCCCCTGTATAGAATTGGGCGTACGCATTGGGCTGGTTAACAATCAGCAGTTGTTCAAATCACTCGGCTATGAAATCACCTCATATGATCGCCATGAGGGCTATAGCGAAATCACGTCCCTCACGATGGTGAAACGGCTTGTGTAG
- a CDS encoding FAD-dependent oxidoreductase — protein sequence MTPSTTPTPATSTHAIVIGGSIAGLLAARVLSDHFDTVTILERDRLPDGPQGRAGAPQGKHAHNLLVRGLRIMEALFPGFEQALADEGAPVMNYGSDVRVLVTPTQWLPRIETTYASRAASRPMVEWLLRERVMALPNVEICERVVVDGLLLDANKTRVTGVKVSQRGVKAPSELAADFVVDASGRRTRTPVWLEELGFGKPEVSIVDSGVGYATRLYRKPAGFDDWTVLYMPPKWPNPRGGAVFEVENDYWLVSQGGYLRDYPPTDPDGFLNFASTFPQPDLYNAIKDAEPLSDVVSYRNTRNIRYHYQRMTLPTHYAVVGDAVCGFNPVYGQGMSSAAMAAELLGEVIAHSHGDLAGVTATFQKKLAELHEDIWLLATMEDLVFISQKEGMEGKGPSRIERMAQMYIGRSIGTMLYDPYIAQVFVEIMNLTKPTRALFHPRVMASVLWHSLTNPPAKRAAAAPTQAVSPS from the coding sequence ATGACCCCATCCACCACCCCAACCCCTGCTACGTCAACGCACGCTATTGTGATCGGCGGCAGCATCGCGGGTTTGCTGGCTGCTCGTGTGCTCAGTGACCACTTTGATACTGTGACGATCCTGGAACGTGACCGCCTGCCAGATGGCCCCCAGGGCCGGGCTGGTGCGCCACAGGGCAAGCACGCGCATAACCTGCTGGTGCGTGGTTTACGCATTATGGAGGCCCTCTTCCCTGGCTTTGAGCAGGCTCTCGCGGATGAAGGTGCCCCGGTGATGAATTATGGCTCTGATGTGCGGGTGCTTGTCACGCCAACGCAATGGCTGCCCAGGATTGAAACCACGTATGCTTCGCGGGCTGCTAGCCGCCCGATGGTGGAATGGCTCCTGCGGGAGCGCGTGATGGCGCTGCCCAATGTGGAGATTTGTGAACGCGTGGTGGTTGATGGGTTACTGCTGGATGCCAACAAAACGCGCGTGACAGGCGTTAAGGTATCCCAGCGCGGTGTGAAAGCACCCTCAGAGCTGGCCGCGGATTTCGTCGTTGATGCCAGTGGCCGCCGTACGCGTACCCCGGTATGGCTGGAAGAACTGGGCTTCGGCAAACCTGAAGTTTCGATTGTTGATAGCGGCGTTGGTTATGCAACCCGGCTTTATCGCAAGCCAGCGGGCTTCGATGATTGGACGGTGCTCTATATGCCCCCTAAATGGCCCAATCCGCGCGGTGGCGCTGTCTTTGAAGTTGAAAATGATTATTGGCTCGTCAGCCAGGGTGGCTATCTGCGCGATTACCCGCCCACGGACCCGGATGGCTTCCTGAACTTCGCCAGTACGTTCCCACAGCCCGATCTTTACAATGCCATTAAAGATGCTGAACCGCTCTCTGATGTGGTCAGCTACCGCAATACGCGCAACATCCGTTATCACTACCAGCGTATGACCTTGCCAACGCATTATGCTGTCGTCGGTGATGCTGTCTGCGGCTTTAATCCCGTTTATGGGCAGGGGATGTCTTCCGCGGCAATGGCTGCTGAACTCCTGGGTGAGGTCATTGCGCATAGCCATGGCGACCTCGCAGGCGTGACAGCCACCTTCCAGAAAAAGCTGGCTGAGTTACATGAGGACATCTGGCTGCTGGCGACCATGGAGGACCTCGTCTTCATCAGCCAGAAAGAGGGCATGGAAGGCAAAGGTCCTAGCCGGATAGAGCGCATGGCCCAGATGTATATTGGCCGCTCAATTGGCACCATGCTTTATGATCCTTACATTGCCCAGGTCTTCGTCGAGATTATGAACCTGACCAAGCCGACAAGAGCGCTATTTCATCCGCGTGTGATGGCCTCTGTGCTGTGGCACAGCCTGACGAACCCACCCGCAAAGCGGGCTGCTGCCGCCCCTACACAAGCCGTTTCACCATCGTGA
- the metH gene encoding methionine synthase has translation MTTAEFTPAQPRTYSNRRYLDAIEDHVVIFDGAMGTSIQKYNLTADDFGGERLEGCNDYLVITRPDVIQAIHESFLAVGSEVVETDTFRGNRLTLGEYGLGDRVLEINRAAAQIARKACDIWEEKTGVPRFVAGSIGPSGKLPSGDDPDLSNITFDELADIFYQQAQGLVEGGADLLLVETSQDILEVKAAIYGINRYFEDSGSRVPLQVQVTLDVSGRMLFGTDVGSALTTLAPLPIDVIGINCSTGPEYMRAPLQYLAEHSPFPISVLPNAGLPINVDGEAVYPMEPDPFSDLVSEFTKWGINIVGGCCGTTPQHLDKLYQKVNGHPHSDLVDGKAQRKHPVVREIDFQPQASSGMTATPLINDPAPTLIGERVNSQGSRKVKRLLLADDYDSIVQIAVDQVNSGAHMLDVCVALTERDDERIQMEKLVKKLSMAITVPLIIDTTEAEVAEAALSLYPGRAVINGNNLENGRDRIDRILPIARKHGSAVLSMTIDEEGMAHTREKKLEIARRITDIAVKEYGMKPEDLIFDVLTFPLTTGQAELRQDAIETIEGIRLIKEHIPGVKTALGVSNVSFGMGTAARGVLNSVFLYQAVRAGLDMAIVNPAHITPYSEIPEDQRKVADDLIFNSDEDALPRFIQYFEQNEVAVGGKEVEDPTKDMTSEEAVHWQIVHRKKEGLEALIDDCLTRQDAVGVLNNVLLPAMKEVGDKFGAGELILPFVLQSAEAMKKSVAYLEQFMDKVEGSTKGTVVLATVYGDVHDIGKNLVKTILSNNGYTVHDIGKQVPANTIIEKAVEYKADAIGLSALLVSTSKQMPLIVNELARRNLNFPVLIGGAAINRKFGRRILFLDESNEPYEPGVFYCQDAFEGLDTMDKLMGGDREVVLQTLLDDAYAEMGKPKPKRRSRGPKAHKTVSLAPQLPKPPFWGAKTVTNIPLEIVQQHVDKPELYRLSWGAKNKQGEEWARIQAEYDARFEQMTQQAIQDGTLNPAAVYGYFPVNADGDDLIVWDVDAYEKEGKLLEVARFSFPRQPAGEYLCISDYYEPVDGRGVDVVQLQAVTVGAAADKKFEKLQGADNYSEAYFFHGLAVQMAEGVANYMTHLVRGQLGLTARQGKRYSWGYPACPDLDDHALVWKLMPEIEQNIGISLTESFQLVPEQSTAAIFAHHPDAKYYAVGSLDRSEQILGS, from the coding sequence ATGACCACAGCAGAATTTACACCTGCACAACCGAGAACGTACAGCAATCGCCGCTATTTGGATGCGATTGAAGACCATGTCGTCATCTTTGATGGCGCTATGGGCACGAGCATTCAAAAGTATAACCTGACCGCGGATGACTTCGGCGGTGAAAGGCTGGAAGGCTGTAATGACTACCTCGTCATTACGCGCCCGGACGTGATCCAGGCGATCCATGAAAGCTTCCTGGCTGTTGGCAGCGAAGTTGTCGAGACGGATACCTTCCGCGGCAACCGCCTGACGCTGGGCGAGTATGGCCTGGGCGACCGCGTGCTGGAAATCAACCGCGCCGCAGCCCAGATTGCTCGCAAAGCTTGCGACATCTGGGAAGAGAAGACCGGCGTGCCGCGCTTTGTCGCGGGCAGCATCGGCCCCAGCGGTAAACTGCCAAGCGGTGATGACCCGGACTTGAGCAATATCACATTCGATGAATTGGCTGACATCTTCTATCAACAGGCTCAGGGTCTTGTAGAAGGTGGCGCTGACCTGCTGCTGGTGGAGACATCACAGGATATCCTAGAAGTCAAAGCAGCAATCTACGGTATCAATCGCTATTTTGAAGACAGCGGCAGTCGCGTGCCGTTACAGGTGCAGGTCACGCTTGATGTTAGCGGGCGTATGCTCTTTGGTACGGACGTTGGTAGCGCCTTGACGACGTTGGCCCCCTTGCCGATTGATGTTATCGGCATTAATTGCTCCACCGGGCCGGAGTATATGCGCGCGCCGCTGCAATATCTGGCGGAACATAGTCCTTTCCCGATCAGCGTGCTGCCTAATGCGGGCCTGCCGATTAACGTGGATGGGGAAGCTGTCTACCCGATGGAGCCGGACCCATTCAGCGATCTGGTGAGCGAGTTCACCAAATGGGGCATCAATATCGTCGGTGGTTGCTGTGGGACGACGCCGCAGCACCTCGATAAGCTCTATCAGAAAGTGAACGGCCACCCACATAGTGACCTGGTGGATGGCAAGGCTCAGCGTAAGCACCCGGTTGTGCGCGAAATTGATTTTCAGCCACAGGCGAGCTCCGGCATGACGGCCACACCCCTTATCAATGACCCGGCCCCTACGCTGATTGGCGAGCGCGTCAACAGCCAGGGTAGTCGTAAGGTCAAGCGGTTGCTGCTGGCCGATGATTATGACAGCATCGTGCAGATCGCTGTGGATCAGGTCAACAGCGGTGCACACATGCTTGACGTCTGCGTGGCCCTTACCGAGCGCGACGATGAGCGCATCCAGATGGAGAAGCTCGTCAAGAAGCTGAGCATGGCCATCACGGTGCCGCTCATCATTGATACGACTGAAGCGGAAGTGGCCGAAGCTGCCCTCTCACTGTATCCAGGGCGTGCAGTCATCAATGGCAACAATCTGGAAAATGGCCGTGATCGCATTGATCGTATTCTGCCGATTGCGCGTAAGCATGGTTCGGCAGTCCTGAGCATGACCATCGACGAAGAGGGCATGGCCCACACCCGCGAGAAAAAGCTGGAAATTGCCAGGCGCATTACAGATATTGCCGTGAAAGAATACGGCATGAAGCCGGAAGACCTCATCTTCGATGTGCTCACCTTCCCGCTGACGACCGGGCAGGCAGAACTGCGCCAGGATGCGATTGAAACCATTGAAGGCATCCGCCTGATTAAAGAGCATATCCCCGGTGTGAAAACCGCCCTCGGCGTGAGTAATGTCTCCTTTGGTATGGGGACGGCGGCGCGTGGCGTGCTCAACAGCGTATTCCTGTATCAGGCAGTACGCGCGGGCCTGGATATGGCGATTGTCAACCCGGCCCACATCACACCCTATTCGGAGATTCCAGAAGACCAGCGTAAGGTCGCTGATGACCTCATTTTCAATAGTGATGAAGATGCTCTGCCGCGCTTCATCCAATATTTTGAGCAAAACGAGGTCGCTGTTGGTGGCAAAGAGGTAGAAGACCCCACCAAGGACATGACCAGCGAAGAAGCCGTGCACTGGCAGATCGTCCATCGCAAGAAAGAAGGCCTGGAAGCGCTCATTGATGACTGCCTGACGCGTCAGGATGCGGTTGGCGTCCTCAATAATGTGCTGCTGCCTGCGATGAAAGAAGTGGGCGATAAGTTCGGCGCGGGTGAGTTGATCTTGCCTTTTGTGCTGCAAAGTGCGGAAGCGATGAAGAAATCCGTCGCCTATCTGGAACAGTTCATGGATAAGGTCGAAGGCAGCACCAAGGGCACAGTCGTGCTGGCGACAGTCTATGGCGACGTTCACGACATCGGCAAGAACCTCGTCAAGACGATCTTGAGCAACAACGGCTACACAGTCCATGACATTGGTAAGCAGGTGCCTGCCAACACGATTATCGAAAAGGCTGTGGAATATAAGGCTGATGCGATTGGGCTATCGGCGCTGCTGGTGAGCACCAGTAAGCAGATGCCGCTCATCGTCAACGAACTGGCACGGCGTAATCTCAATTTCCCCGTACTGATCGGCGGCGCAGCTATCAATCGCAAGTTCGGGCGGCGCATCCTCTTCCTGGATGAGAGCAACGAACCTTATGAACCGGGCGTTTTCTACTGCCAGGATGCGTTCGAAGGTCTGGATACCATGGACAAGCTCATGGGGGGCGACCGCGAAGTCGTCTTGCAGACGCTGCTCGACGATGCCTATGCGGAGATGGGCAAACCCAAGCCTAAGCGTCGTTCGCGTGGGCCTAAAGCGCATAAGACAGTTTCGCTAGCGCCGCAACTGCCGAAGCCGCCTTTCTGGGGTGCCAAGACTGTCACCAATATCCCGCTAGAAATTGTGCAGCAGCACGTGGATAAGCCGGAACTTTATCGCCTGAGTTGGGGCGCTAAGAACAAGCAAGGCGAAGAATGGGCGCGGATCCAGGCGGAGTATGACGCACGTTTTGAGCAGATGACCCAGCAGGCTATACAGGATGGCACGCTCAACCCGGCAGCAGTCTATGGCTACTTCCCGGTGAATGCAGATGGTGATGACCTGATTGTGTGGGATGTGGATGCCTATGAAAAAGAGGGCAAGCTGCTGGAAGTCGCCCGCTTTAGCTTCCCACGCCAGCCAGCCGGCGAATATTTGTGCATCAGCGACTATTACGAGCCCGTTGATGGGCGCGGCGTGGATGTCGTGCAGCTTCAGGCTGTGACGGTTGGCGCTGCTGCCGATAAAAAGTTTGAAAAGCTGCAAGGCGCGGATAACTACAGCGAAGCTTACTTCTTCCATGGGCTGGCCGTACAGATGGCGGAAGGCGTCGCCAACTATATGACCCATCTGGTACGTGGGCAGTTGGGCCTGACGGCCCGCCAGGGCAAGCGTTACAGTTGGGGTTACCCGGCCTGCCCGGACCTGGATGATCATGCCCTGGTATGGAAACTGATGCCGGAGATTGAACAGAACATCGGCATTTCGTTGACGGAATCGTTCCAGCTCGTGCCGGAACAGAGCACGGCGGCGATCTTCGCCCATCATCCCGATGCCAAGTATTATGCGGTTGGCAGCCTGGACCGCAGCGAGCAAATCCTGGGCAGCTAA
- a CDS encoding ATP-binding cassette domain-containing protein, translating into MIQEFIELHGARENNLKNVSLRIPKRKITIFTGVSGSGKSSIVFDTIASEAQRQLYENFSMFVRNFLPRYAQPDADSIENLNMPIVVDQKRMGGGSHSTVGTITDIYTVLRLLFSKIGQPYVGHYNVFSFNDPQGMCPECNGIGRKLGVDLEKFLDMSKSLNEGAILFGAYGVGKWDWNFLTESGLFDNDKKLEDYTEEELDRLLYSPPFKVKTDMGANSINLTFEGIIAKFTRKYITTDIKTYSERTQKQVEPYITTGPCRACKGTRLSQTTLSCKINGYNIAEMAAMEAGELVHVIRQVDDTAAQSMVETLTERLQHLVDIGLEYLSLNRETDTLSGGESQRVKIVKHLSSSLSDVMYIFDEPSVGLHPRDVHRLNDLLQKLRDKGNTVIVVEHDPDVIKVADHIVDVGPLAGTHGGTIVYEGSFDGLLQADTVTGNHMQHAMRLKETFRKPSGQLAIKNAKVNNLQNLDVDIPTGVLTVVTGVAGSGKSSLINETLLHQHADAIVIDQSEVGANSRSTPATYTGMMDEIRKDFAKANKVSQSLFSFNSEGACENCQGLGVVYISLAFLDEAKTPCEVCGGKRFKDEVLEYKLNGKSIADVLSMTVEEALGYFTNKKILNTLQAMNDVGLNYLSLGQPLSTLSGGECQRIKLASELHKGGSIYVMDEPTTGLHMSDTSQLLEVINRIVDNGNTVVVIEHNLDIIKNADWIIDMGPEGGHKGGQILFEGTPKDLLSLDTSYTAQFLRSDLQPI; encoded by the coding sequence GTGATTCAAGAATTCATTGAATTGCATGGCGCTCGTGAGAATAATCTCAAAAATGTCTCGCTAAGAATCCCAAAACGCAAGATCACGATTTTTACGGGTGTATCGGGTTCAGGTAAGTCCTCTATCGTATTTGATACGATTGCTTCCGAGGCACAACGCCAACTTTACGAAAACTTTAGTATGTTCGTGCGCAACTTCCTGCCCCGCTATGCACAGCCAGATGCGGATTCCATTGAAAACTTAAATATGCCGATTGTGGTGGACCAAAAGCGCATGGGCGGCGGCTCACATTCGACTGTCGGCACCATCACAGATATTTACACGGTCTTACGGCTCCTATTCTCGAAGATTGGCCAGCCTTATGTGGGGCATTACAACGTTTTTTCATTTAATGACCCACAGGGTATGTGCCCGGAATGTAACGGTATTGGCCGCAAATTAGGCGTCGACCTGGAAAAATTCCTGGATATGTCTAAATCGTTGAATGAGGGCGCGATTTTATTCGGGGCCTATGGCGTCGGTAAGTGGGATTGGAACTTCCTCACGGAGTCCGGCTTATTCGATAACGATAAAAAGCTTGAAGATTACACAGAAGAAGAATTGGACCGTCTCCTTTACAGCCCGCCCTTTAAGGTGAAGACCGATATGGGGGCTAATTCCATCAATTTGACATTTGAAGGCATCATTGCCAAGTTCACGCGCAAATATATCACCACAGACATCAAAACGTATTCTGAGCGCACGCAAAAACAGGTTGAACCTTATATCACGACAGGGCCCTGCCGCGCTTGTAAAGGCACCCGCCTGAGCCAGACAACCCTTAGCTGCAAAATTAACGGCTACAACATCGCTGAAATGGCCGCTATGGAAGCGGGCGAACTCGTACACGTCATCCGCCAAGTTGACGACACAGCAGCACAGTCGATGGTAGAAACCCTGACCGAGCGTTTGCAGCACCTTGTCGATATTGGCTTGGAATATCTCAGCCTGAATCGTGAAACCGATACCCTATCCGGCGGCGAATCGCAGCGCGTGAAGATCGTCAAACATCTGAGCAGCAGCCTCAGCGATGTGATGTATATCTTCGATGAACCCAGCGTCGGGCTGCATCCGCGTGATGTGCATCGGCTCAATGATCTGCTCCAGAAATTACGCGATAAAGGTAATACGGTCATCGTCGTCGAGCATGACCCAGATGTGATCAAAGTCGCTGATCATATTGTGGATGTTGGCCCACTTGCAGGGACACACGGCGGCACAATCGTCTATGAAGGCTCATTTGATGGTCTGTTGCAAGCGGATACCGTCACAGGCAACCATATGCAGCATGCTATGCGCCTTAAAGAGACCTTCCGCAAGCCATCAGGCCAGCTCGCCATCAAAAACGCTAAAGTCAACAACCTGCAAAACCTGGATGTTGATATTCCCACAGGCGTACTCACAGTGGTGACAGGCGTTGCAGGCTCTGGTAAAAGTTCGCTCATTAATGAGACCCTGCTGCACCAACACGCCGATGCCATTGTCATTGATCAGTCGGAAGTCGGTGCAAACAGCCGCTCAACGCCCGCGACCTATACTGGCATGATGGATGAAATCCGCAAAGACTTCGCCAAGGCCAATAAAGTCAGCCAATCACTCTTTAGCTTCAACTCAGAGGGCGCATGTGAAAATTGCCAGGGCTTAGGTGTCGTATACATCAGCCTCGCCTTTCTGGACGAAGCCAAAACCCCGTGCGAAGTCTGTGGCGGCAAGCGTTTTAAAGATGAGGTGCTGGAATACAAACTCAATGGCAAGTCGATTGCCGATGTCCTCAGCATGACCGTTGAAGAAGCGCTGGGTTACTTCACAAACAAGAAGATTCTGAACACATTGCAAGCCATGAACGATGTCGGGCTGAATTACCTTTCGCTGGGGCAACCGCTGAGCACGCTTTCCGGCGGTGAGTGCCAGCGCATCAAGTTAGCCAGCGAACTCCACAAAGGCGGCAGCATTTACGTTATGGATGAGCCGACAACCGGGCTGCATATGTCCGACACCAGCCAGTTGTTAGAAGTCATCAACCGGATTGTTGATAACGGCAATACCGTGGTTGTGATCGAACATAACCTGGATATTATCAAAAATGCGGATTGGATCATTGATATGGGGCCTGAAGGCGGCCACAAAGGCGGGCAAATCTTGTTCGAAGGCACGCCGAAGGACCTCTTGAGCCTGGATACATCCTACACAGCGCAATTCCTCAGAAGCGACCTACAACCGATATAA
- a CDS encoding vitamin K epoxide reductase family protein: MRLKGFFISILLLLASIIPTVQAQQPVVYGVFFYSPTCPHCHDVLTNHWPGIEEMFGDQLRVSFVDASTTGGNALMQETRTVLHIEATGVPMLIIGDRVLVGSVDIPAQTPQIVRDGLANGGIPLPDVPALREAYTESMTAQGLEVDQAALGHSAEVAAQSVTQQTLLDKLAADPIANAAAVGVLIALVASLIALIPAVRRRISTPLERPALLVLGVAGILIGGTLLSGSLGESTVAILALALVIVFLILLISAGCGSLRAADWLIPVISLVGLAVAGYLTYVEMTLSDAVCGAVGNCNTVQQSEYARIFGVPIGMIGLFGYSLIVLVWAYSHFFSEGRLHSLIWLLALVGVVFSIYLTFLEPFVIGATCLWCLSSAVVMLALLWLTTPDVASLQTAPPQVTQKRHA; this comes from the coding sequence ATGCGCTTAAAAGGCTTCTTTATTTCCATACTACTGCTTCTTGCAAGTATCATCCCCACTGTACAGGCTCAGCAGCCTGTTGTTTACGGTGTTTTCTTCTACTCACCGACCTGTCCTCACTGTCATGACGTCCTCACCAATCACTGGCCCGGTATCGAAGAGATGTTTGGCGATCAGCTAAGGGTTTCCTTTGTAGATGCCAGCACAACCGGTGGCAATGCCCTCATGCAGGAGACGCGCACTGTGCTCCATATTGAAGCCACAGGCGTGCCCATGCTCATCATTGGCGATAGAGTGCTCGTTGGCTCGGTTGATATCCCCGCCCAGACGCCCCAGATTGTGCGTGATGGCCTGGCGAATGGGGGCATTCCGCTGCCAGATGTGCCAGCCCTGCGAGAAGCCTATACAGAATCCATGACAGCGCAAGGCCTGGAAGTCGATCAGGCGGCCCTGGGGCATTCTGCAGAAGTCGCGGCCCAAAGTGTGACCCAACAAACCCTGCTGGATAAGCTCGCCGCTGATCCGATTGCGAACGCGGCGGCTGTCGGTGTGCTCATCGCGCTGGTTGCCAGCCTGATTGCCCTCATCCCCGCAGTGCGCCGCCGTATCAGCACGCCGCTAGAGCGGCCTGCGCTGCTCGTCCTGGGCGTGGCAGGTATCCTCATCGGTGGCACGCTCCTTTCCGGCAGCCTGGGGGAATCAACAGTGGCGATATTGGCGCTCGCCCTTGTGATCGTCTTCCTGATCTTACTCATCAGTGCAGGGTGTGGCAGCTTGCGCGCCGCCGATTGGCTGATCCCGGTGATTTCGCTGGTCGGGTTAGCCGTCGCCGGGTACCTGACTTACGTTGAGATGACGCTCTCTGATGCGGTCTGTGGCGCGGTCGGCAATTGCAATACTGTGCAGCAAAGCGAATATGCGCGCATCTTCGGCGTGCCCATTGGCATGATTGGCTTATTTGGCTACAGCCTGATCGTGCTGGTATGGGCTTACAGCCACTTCTTTAGCGAAGGCCGTCTGCATAGCCTGATCTGGTTGTTGGCCCTGGTGGGCGTGGTCTTCTCAATCTACCTGACTTTTCTGGAGCCATTCGTCATTGGGGCGACTTGCCTGTGGTGCCTGTCATCTGCGGTTGTGATGTTGGCGTTGTTGTGGTTAACGACGCCTGATGTGGCATCGTTGCAAACAGCACCGCCACAAGTAACTCAGAAGCGCCACGCTTGA